One segment of Accipiter gentilis chromosome 26, bAccGen1.1, whole genome shotgun sequence DNA contains the following:
- the LOC126051054 gene encoding protocadherin beta-15-like, protein MAIARQVLCLSAFLSLPHARAEPIRYSVAEEGESGSVVANVAEDAGLAPAQLAARRARLASEDGRQHFRLDRGTGRLVVAERLDREELCGQSATCTLPFELLLANPLQFFRVEVAVEDINDHSPVFPEEQVTFKIPETSNPGSRFPLEGARDLDVGSNSIQAYSIAPQNEHFSISFGNRIKGKKYVELVLEKALDREEEAEVGFSLIAVDGGSPPRSGTTQIRIVVLDVNDNAPVFTQELYIGQVLENAAEGSVVLSVVATDRDAGPNGEVSYQFSQAVGQSHSAFAVDPVTGEIRLTKPLDFEAAETHELSVRATDGGGLSAICKVLVEVVDVNDNAPEVVVSSFSSPLPENTLPGTVVALFTVRDRDAGANGKISCALEDQLLFSLRPAYKNYYELVTVSTLDREETARYTLAVTAADAGSPPLTTTQTFTVDISDVNDNVPAFNQTSYTMYVRENNVPTVLVGAVSASDADEGPNAKVTYSLAPAHPAERPPCSCISVNSENGQVFVLRPLDYEQVRQIEVLVSASDAGTPPLSANVTVRLLVVDENDNAPLVLYPSQDSSPASSELVPKSSAAGYLITKVVAVDADSGQNSWLSYHLLRATDPGLFAVGAQSGEVRLRRPVTERDAVKQKLVVLVRDNGQPPLSATAALSALLLNDFSDVHLPHSSLATEDEGGSLTTYLIISLVFVSVLFLASVAAFIARKVCKGKELKGGHVLYGTGNLQSGRADAAAAGTLPHAYCYEISLTTGSGNSEFKFLKPMLPSLPPQHGGMGRGTGDEQEFSRGPVTMEDVAPDNPGMLSAEQFNSLSFN, encoded by the coding sequence ATGGCGATCGCAAGGCAAGTGCTTTgtctctctgctttcctctccctgccGCACGCCCGCGCCGAGCCCATCCGCTACTCCGTAGCCGAGGAGGGGGAGAGCGGCTCCGTGGTAGCCAACGTGGCGGAGGACGCGGGGCTGGCCCCGGCGCAGCTCGCGGCTCGCCGCGCCCGCCTGGCCTCGGAGGACGGCCGGCAGCACTTTCGCTTAGACCGCGGCACCGGCCGCCTCGTAGTGGCGGAGAGGCTGGACCGGGAGGAGCTCTGCGGGCAGTCCGCTACGTGCACGCTCCCCTTCGAGCTGCTGCTGGCGAACCCCCTGCAGTTCTTTCGGGTCGAGGTGGCCGTGGAGGACATCAATGACCATTCGCCCGTTTTCCCGGAGGAACAAGTCACTTTTAAGATCCCGGAAACGAGCAACCCTGGCTCGCGTTTCCCGCTGGAGGGGGCTCGGGACCTGGATGTTggcagcaacagcatccaggctTACAGTATTGCACCCCAGAACGAACACTTTAGTATCTCCTTTGGGAATCGAATTAAGGGCAAGAAGTATGTAGAACTGGTCTTGGAAAAGGCACTGGACAgagaggaggaggcggaggtGGGTTTCAGCCTCATTGCCGTGGACGGAGGCTCTCCGCCCAGGAGCGGGACCACCCAAATCCGCATTGTCGTGCTAGATGTAAATGACAACGCTCCCGTCTTCACGCAGGAGCTCTACATTGGGCAGGTTTTGGAAAATGCAGCGGAGGGCTCTGTGGTTCTCAGTGTGGTGGCAACCGATCGGGATGCAGGACCTAATGGGGAGGTGTCCTATCAGTTCAGCCAAGCGGTGGGCCAGAGCCACTCAGCATTTGCGGTCGACCCTGTGACTGGTGAAATTAGACTCACAAAGCCTCTGGACTTTGAGGCAGCAGAGACTCACGAGCTCAGTGTGCGGGCCACGGATGGCGGGGGCCTCTCAGCAATCTGCAAGGTGTTGGTGGAGGTGGTGGATGTGAATGACAATGCGCCGGAGGTGGTGGTCAGTTCCttcagcagccccctccccgagAACACATTACCCGGGACAGTGGTCGCCCTCTTTACTGTCAGGGACCGGGATGCTGGTGCCAACGGGAAGATCTCCTGTGCCCTTGAGGACCAGCTATTGTTCTCCCTGCGGCCGGCCTATAAGAATTACTATGAGCTGGTGACCGTGAGCACGCTGGACCGGGAGGAGACGGCACGTTACACCCTCGCTGTCACAGCGGCAGACGCGGGCTCACCTCCTCTCACAACCACCCAGACCTTCACGGTGGACATCTCCGATGTCAATGACAATGTGCCTGCCTTCAACCAGACATCCTACACCATGTACGTGCGTGAGAACAATGTCCCCACGGTGCTCGTTGGAGCCGTCAGCGCCTCGGATGCTGACGAGGGGCCCAACGCCAAGGTGACGTATTCCctggcaccagcccaccctgcagagcggcctccctgctcctgcatctccgtGAACTCTGAGAACGGGCAGGTATTTGTGCTGCGGCCTCTGGACTACGAGCAGGTGAGGCAGATCGAGGTCTTGGTGAGCGCCTCCGATGCGGGGACACCTCCCCTTAGCGCCAACGTCACCGTCCGCCTTCTTGTGGTGGACGAGAACGACAATGCGCCACTGGTGCTGTACCCCTCGCAGGACAGCAGCCCCGCGTCCAGCGAGCTGGTGCCCAAGTCATCTGCAGCGGGGTACCTCATCACCAAAGTGGTGGCTGTTGACGCCGACTCGGGGCAGAACTCGTGGCTCTCGTACCACCTGCTGAGGGCCACTGACCCTGGGCTGTTTGCAGTGGGTGCCCAAAGTGGGGAGGTGCGACTGAGGAGGCCGGTAACAGAGAGGGATGCTGTGAAGCAGAAGCTCGTCGTCCTGGTGCGAGACAACGGGCAGCCACCGCTGTCAGCCACCGCTGCACTGAGCGCGCTGCTGCTCAATGACTTCTCAGACGTGCACCTACCACACAGCAGCCTGGCCACGGAGGATGAGGGTGGCTCCCTGACAACCTATTTAATCATTTCATTGGTCTTCGTCTCAGTCCTCTTCCTCGCATCCGTGGCAGCCTTCATCGCACGCAAGGTGTGCAAGGGCAAGGAGCTGAAGGGGGGGCACGTGCTTTACGGCACTGGCAACTTGCAGAGTGGCCGGGCTGACGCGGCCGCTGCGGGGACCCTGCCCCACGCCTATTGCTACGAGATCAGCCTCACGACGGGCTCGGGCAACAGTGAGTTCAAGTTCCTGAAGCCCATGCTCCCCAGCCTGCCACCGCAGCACGGTGGCATGGGCAGGGGCACCGGCGATGAACAAGAATTCTCCCGTGGCCCTGTCACCATGGAGGATGTGGCACCAGACAACCCAGGGATGCTCTCTGCAGAACAGTTCAATAGTCTTTCCTTCAACTAG